The window TCAATGTCGAGGACATCCGCGGCGCCATGGGGCAGATCTCGCAGCCCGGCCACTCGCTGGTCTATGCGTCGAGCCCCTATTACCAAGGCGACGCCATGAAGCCGTATTACGACCAGCGCAATCCGGCCAAGGCCAAGGCCCTGCTGAAGCAGGCCGGCTACAATGGCGAGAAGATCGTGCTGCAGACCAACTCCAACTATCCGAACTTCCGCGACGCCATCCTGGTGCTGTCCGAACAGATGAAAGAAGCCGGCATGAACGTGGCCGTCGACATTGTCGACTGGACCACCAATGCCAGCAACATGCAGCGCGGCACCGGCGTCTGGAACGTCTCCACCACCGGCTACTGCTCCAATCCGCTGCTGGGGCCGCAGCAATGGAAGGTGATGTTCTACACGTTTCCGCAGGTGAAGAACGACCATGTGCTCGATGCGGCCTATGACGCGTTCTACACCTCGCTCGATCCCAAAAAGCGCGTTGCGGCCTGGGCTGACATCGAGAAGCGCGTGCTGGAGCAGGCCTACATGATCAAGATCGCCGACATGGGTACCATGCGCAGCTTCAATGCCGCCAAGGTGGAGAACTTTGAGCCCTATTATCTGGTCCATTTCTGGAATGTCTGGATGAAATAACGCCGCCGCCGGGATCTTTCCAAGCTTCGTATCAGGTCGCTCATGCTTCGCACGATCTCCGTCCGTCTTGTCCAGTCCATACCGGTGTTGCTGCTGGTCGCGGTGCTGTCCTTCATCCTGATGCATCTCTTGCCGGGCGATCCGGCGGTGGTGATCGCCGGCGCCGAGGCCACGCCCGCGGCGGTGGAGCGGATCCGCCACGAGCTCGGTCTCGATCTGCCGATCTGGCGGCAGTTGCTGTCGTGGTTCTTCAACCTTGCGCAGGGCAAGTTCGGCAGCTCGCTGGTGCTGAACCAGACCGTGCTGTCCGCGGTCGGGGAACGACTGCCGGTGACGCTGTCGCTGGCCGCGCTGTCGCTCGCTATCACCTTGCCGATTGGTGTCGCGCTCGGTGTGGTGGCGGCGTATTTCCGCGGCAGCTGGATCGATGCCGCCGTCATGATGGTCGCCCTGGTCGGGGTCTCGGTGCCGAGCTTCTGGATTGCCATCCTGTCGGTCATCCTGTTCAGCGTCACGCTGGGATGGGTGCCTTCCGCAGGTTATGCGCCATTGCTGGCCGCGGGGCCCGGCCCGTGGTTCGGTTCGCTGATCCAGCCGGCGATGGTGCTGAGCCTGTTCCAGATCGGCTTCCTGGCGCGGATGACGCGCTCGGCGATGCTCGACGTGCTGGACCAGGATTTCATCCGTACCGCGCGGGCCAAGGGCGTCAGCGAATGGCGCACGGTCGGCAAGCACGGCTTCCGCAATGCGCTGGTCGCGGTGGTGACCGTGAGCGGCATCATCCTGAGCCTGCTGATCGGTGGCTCGGTGATTGTCGAGCAGGTGTTTGCGCTGCCCGGTATCGGGCGGCTGGTGGTGCAGGGGATTCTCGCCCGCGACTATCCGCTGATCCAGGGCACCATGCTGCTGTTCGGCTTCGCCTTCGTGCTGATCAATGTCGGCGTCGATATCATCTACACCCTGGTCGATCCGCGGGTGCGTTATGACTGACGCGGCGCTCGCAGCACCCGCAGTTCAGGTCCTGGCGGAGCGCCGCCGTTTTCGCGTGCTGCGCAAACTCGCGGCGCATCGCTCCTTCAAGATCGGGCTGGTGCTCGTCACGGTCCTGGTGCTGTGCGCCATCATCGGCCCCTGGCTCACCGGCATCGATCCCACGGCGATGAGCATTCGTTTCCGCTTCAAGCCGCCGTCGATGCGGTTTCCGTTCGGCACCGATCAGTATGGGCGTGACATCCTCACCCGTGTGCTCCATGGCGGGCGGCTGTCGCTGTCGATCGGGTTTTCGGTGGCGCTGATCTCCGGCGTGTTCGGCGCCCTGATCGGTGTCACGGCCGGATATTTCCGCGCACTCGATTCCTACGTGATGCGCCTGATGGATGCGCTGATGGCGTTCCCGGCGATCCTGCTCGCCATCGGCATTGGGGCCGCGCTGGGCGCCCAGGCCAGCAGCATCGTGGTGGCGCTGGCGGTGGCCTATGTGCCGCGCACCGCGCGCATCGTGCGCGCTTCGGTGCTGGTCATTCGCGAGATGGAATACCTGCAGGCGGCGCGGGTCAGCGGCGCCGGCGACCTGCACATCATCGTCAAGCACGTGCTGCCCAATTGCCTGGGTCCGCTGATCGTGCAGCTCACCTTCATTTTCGCCTACGCCATTCTTGCGGAGGCGGCGCTGAGTTTCCTCGGCATCGGTCCGCCGCCGCCGGCGCCGAGCTGGGGCAATATCATCGCGGAGGGGCGTGACTATTCGGTCGAGGCCTGGTGGGTGATGCTGTTTCCGGGGCTCGCGGTCAGCATTGCCGCGCTCGGCATGAACCTGCTCGGCGACGGCCTGCGCGACGTGCTCGACCCGCGCCTGAAGATCGAGAGCTGACATGACGCAGCAACCCCTTCTCAGTGTCGAGAACCTCACGGTCCAGTTCCGCGGCGACGCCGGCTGGGTGACCGCGATCGAAGGCGTGGACTTTGCGATCGGCGCGGGTGAATGCCTCGGCGTCGTCGGCGAATCCGGCAGCGGCAAGAGCGTCAGTGCGCTATCGATCCTGAAGCTGCATGGCCGTGCTAACACCCGTTACGCTTCTGGAGCGGTGCGTTTTGGCGGGCGCGATCTGCTGCGGCTGCCGAACCGCGATCTGCGCCGGGTGCGGGGCGGGGAGATCGCCATGATTTTCCAGGACCCGATGTCCTCGCTCAATCCGGTCTTGACCATCGCCGACCAGATCATGGAACCGCTGCGCCAGCACCAGGGGCTCTCGGCGCGTGACGCCCGCCGCAAGGCGATTGAGCTACTGGACATGGTGCGGATCTCCGATGCCGCCCGCCGTGTCGACGATTATCCGCATCGTCTGTCCGGCGGCATGCGCCAGCGGGTCATGATCGCCATTGCGGTGGCGTGCCGGCCCAAGCTGTTGATCGCCGACGAGCCGACCACCGCACTCGACGTCACCATCCAGTCCCAGATCCTCCAGCTGTTGCGCGAGCTGCAGCGCGAGATCGGCATGTCGGTGATCCTGATCACCCACGATCTCGGCGTGGTCGCCGAATTTGCCCAGCGGGTGGTCGTGATGTATGCGGGCCGCGTGGTCGAAACCGCGCCGGTCGGCGCGCTGTTCGAGCGCCCGATGCATCCCTACACCGATGGCCTGATCAAGGCCGTGCCCAGCCTCGATGAAGACGTGCACCGGCTGGCCACCATTCCCGGCAATATTCCCGATCCGTCGGCGGAGATCGCCGGATGCCGGTTCAACCCGCGTTGCAGCGAAGCGCAGATGTCCTGTCGCGTCGAGGCGCCGGCGCTGATCGATGCCGGTGCCGGGCATTTCGCCCGCTGTCCGCCACGCATAACCGCCGGAGGGATCGCATGAGTCGGCCTCCGATTGTCGCGGTGCGTGACCTGGTGAAGACCTTCAGCAGCCGCGGTGCCCAGTTGCGTGCGGTCGACGGCGTCAGCTTCGATGTGCGGGCGGGCGAGACGCTTGGCCTTGTCGGCGAATCCGGGTCAGGAAAATCCACCACCGGGCGGATCCTGGTGGGGCTGGAAACGGCGACCAGCGGGTCGATCAATCTGTTCGGCCAGGACGTCGTGGCAACCGGTGCCAAGGCCGCGCTCGGCGCGGTACGCCGGCGTCTGCAGTTCGTGTTCCAGGACCCGCAGAATTCGCTCAATCCGCGCATGCGCGCGCAGGATGCGATCGCCGAACCGCTTGACGTCGCCGGCGGATTCTCGCGCACCGCGCGCAACGATCGGGTGCGTGAACTCCTGGAGATGGTCGGCCTGCCGCGCTCCTGCGGCGATCGTTTTCCCCACGAGTTTTCAGGCGGCCAGCGCCAGCGCATCGGCATCGCGCGTGCGCTGGCGATGCGGCCGGAGTTCGTGATCTGCGACGAACCGGTGTCCTCCCTCGACGTGTCGATGCAGGCGCAGATCGTCAACCTCTTGCTCGACCTGCAGGAGCGGCTTGGGCTGAGTTACCTGTTCATCGCCCATGATCTCGCCGTGGTGCGCAGCATCTCAGCACGGGTAGCGGTGATGTATGCGGGCGGCCTGGTCGAGATCGCGCCCAAGCGTGAGCTCTATACCGCGCCCAGACATCCTTATACCCAGGCGCTGCTCGCGGCGGTGCCGCGCGTGGTCCCGAATAAAGCCCGCGCGGCCGTCGTCAGCGGCGAGTTGCCGAGCCTGATCGACACCGTGCCGGGCTGTGTGTTTCATCCGCGCTGTCCGCTGGCGTTCGATCGTTGCCGCATCGAGAAGCCGAAGTTGCGCGAGATCGCGCCCGGGCATCGCGCCGCCTGCCATCTTCACGATACCCCCGCCTGACCCCCGCTTTGCTCATTTGATGGAGTTTCTGAGATGACCGATCGCGACCTTCTGTTCATGCCGGCCACCACAGCCGCCGACCTCATCCGCAAGCGCGCGCTGTCGCCGGTCGAATATGTCGACGCGGTGCTCGGCGCCATCGAACGGACCCAGCCGACGCTGAATGCGTTTTCGGTGGTGACGGCGGAGGATGCACGCAACAAGGCGCGCGCCGCCGAGCAGGCGGTGATGGCGGGCAAGGAGTTGGGACCGCTGCACGGCATTCCCATGAACATCAAGGACCTGTTCGTCACCAAGGGCGTTCGCACCTCCTTTGGATCGGCTGTCTACGCCGACAATATTCCCACCACCGATGACGATGTGCTGGTGACGCGGCTCAACGCGGCCGGCGGCATCATGGTGGGCAAGTCCACCACGCCGGAGTTTGGTCACAAGGGCCACACTGATGGTCCGAGTTTCGGCATCACTCGCAACCCGTGGAACACGGAACGCACCGCGGGCGGATCGAGTGGCGGGGCCGCGGCCGCGGCCGCCGCCGGGCTCGGGCCGCTGGGCCTCGGCACCGACGGCGCCGGATCGATCCGCATTCCCGCCAGCGCCTGCGGCGTGGTCGGTCTGAAGCCGACCACAGGCTTGGTGCCCTACGAGCAGGCGCCGGACATTTTCTACAATTACGCCGCCGCCGGTCCGCTGACCCGCACTGTCGCCGATTGCGCGCTGATGATGGACGCACTGGTGGGGCCGTCGGTGCTCGATCCATGGTCGCTCAAGGCGCCGGCGGTGTTGCCGCCGAGCACGATCACCGAAAATTTGTCGGGGATACGGATCGGATATCTGCCTGCGCTCACCGCCTGCAGCCCGGATGTCACCGCCAACACCCAGGCGTCGCTCGCCGTGCTGGCATCGCTTGGCGCCGAGGTCGACGAGGTGGGGGCCGGTATGGAGTGGAATGCGCAGTCCGCCCGGCTGATTTACCTGACCAACCTCCACGTCAACTTCAGCGGCTATGTCGAAAAATGGCGCAGCCGCATGGATCCGGTGCTGCTGCAGTGGATGGAGGCCGGCAGCCGCACCACGGTCGACGATTATCGCAAGGCGCAGATCGCCCGTACGCAGTTGTATCGCGGGGTGCAGAAGCTTTTGGAGCGCTATGACTTCCTGGTGTCGCCCACCTTGCCCACCACCGCGATCCCGGCGGAGGCCGGCCGCACCGTCGATGCGCTGTTCAATCGGGGATGGAATGCGTTCGTCTATCCCTTCAACCACACCGGCAATCCCGCGCTCTCGGTGCCGTCCGGTTTCGGCGCCGACGGTTTGCCGACCGGCCTGCAGATCGTCGGCCGCTGGTGGGGGGACAATGACGTGATGGGCCTCGGTGCCGTGTTCGAGCAGGCGCGGCCCTGGGCCGATCGACATCCGCCGGTGTGAGATAGTGTGAGCGTTCAAAGATAACAACAACGGGAGACCAACCGTGGCCACAGAAGCTCGATCCTGCCTGCCTCAAACAAGCGGCACCGTGACGCTGCGCGGTCTTGTAGACCGCGTCGACGTTCATCGCGACGCCTGGGGCATTCCGCATGTCCGCGCGAAGGGAACTGCTGACGTCTTCTTCGCCCAGGGCTTTGTCCATGCCCAGGATCGTCTCTGGCAGATGGATGCCGCGCGCCGGCGCATGCTCGGTCGCTGGGCGGAGTGGGAAGGGCCCGCGGGCGTGGGGGCAGACAAGCTTGCACGGCAGCTCGATGTCGCCGGCGCTTCACGGCGTGACTTTGCAGGTCTCGGCGCTGAGGCGCGCGCGATGCTTGAAGCCTATGCCGCGGGCGTCAACGCCTATCTCGCGCAGGGTACGCCGCTGCCGGTCGAGTACGGCCTGGTCGGCGGGGCGCCCGAGCTCTGGGAGCCCTGGCACTGCATCGCGGTGATGCGTCAGCGCGGTTATCTGATGGGTTCGGTCTGGTTCAAGCTGTGGCGTGCGGCGGCGCTGCGCACCATTGGTCCCGAGCAGGTCGCGAAGCTGCGCTACGACGACGGCGGCGAGGATCTGCTCGGTGCGTCTCCCAGCGCCGAGGCCAAACGATGGATCGCCACGCTGCAAGACCTTGCGCCTGCGATTGATGCGCTGACGGCGCTGGCCGGGCCTGAGGCGACCGACGGCGGAAGCAACAACTGGGCGGTGGCGCCGTCGCGCACCGCGACCGGGCGTCCCTTGCTTGCGGGTGACCCGCATCGCGCCTTCGAACTGCCGAGCATGTATTCGCAGTGCCACCTGGCCTGTGACGCGTTCGATGCCATCGGTTTCTCTGTGCCGGGCGTGCCGGCATTTCCGCACTTCGCCCACAACGGCCATGTGGCGTTCTGTGTCACCCATGCCTTCGTCGACATCCATGATGTGTTTGTCGACAAGTTCAGCCCGGATGCGTCGCAATACCTGTTCAAGGGAAAATGGCAGGACACCGCCATCCGGCGCGAGCGGATCAAGGTGCGCGATGCAGCGGACGTCGATCTCGACGTCGTCACCACCCACCATGGCCCGGTGATCACAGGCGATCCGCGCAAGGGCGCAGCGCTGACCCTGCGCTCGGTACAGTTCGCCGAGCTCGATCGCTCCTTCGATTGCCTGCAGCCGATGCTGCGCGCCA is drawn from Bradyrhizobium prioriisuperbiae and contains these coding sequences:
- a CDS encoding ABC transporter ATP-binding protein, which produces MTQQPLLSVENLTVQFRGDAGWVTAIEGVDFAIGAGECLGVVGESGSGKSVSALSILKLHGRANTRYASGAVRFGGRDLLRLPNRDLRRVRGGEIAMIFQDPMSSLNPVLTIADQIMEPLRQHQGLSARDARRKAIELLDMVRISDAARRVDDYPHRLSGGMRQRVMIAIAVACRPKLLIADEPTTALDVTIQSQILQLLRELQREIGMSVILITHDLGVVAEFAQRVVVMYAGRVVETAPVGALFERPMHPYTDGLIKAVPSLDEDVHRLATIPGNIPDPSAEIAGCRFNPRCSEAQMSCRVEAPALIDAGAGHFARCPPRITAGGIA
- a CDS encoding amidase, which translates into the protein MTDRDLLFMPATTAADLIRKRALSPVEYVDAVLGAIERTQPTLNAFSVVTAEDARNKARAAEQAVMAGKELGPLHGIPMNIKDLFVTKGVRTSFGSAVYADNIPTTDDDVLVTRLNAAGGIMVGKSTTPEFGHKGHTDGPSFGITRNPWNTERTAGGSSGGAAAAAAAGLGPLGLGTDGAGSIRIPASACGVVGLKPTTGLVPYEQAPDIFYNYAAAGPLTRTVADCALMMDALVGPSVLDPWSLKAPAVLPPSTITENLSGIRIGYLPALTACSPDVTANTQASLAVLASLGAEVDEVGAGMEWNAQSARLIYLTNLHVNFSGYVEKWRSRMDPVLLQWMEAGSRTTVDDYRKAQIARTQLYRGVQKLLERYDFLVSPTLPTTAIPAEAGRTVDALFNRGWNAFVYPFNHTGNPALSVPSGFGADGLPTGLQIVGRWWGDNDVMGLGAVFEQARPWADRHPPV
- a CDS encoding ABC transporter permease — protein: MLRTISVRLVQSIPVLLLVAVLSFILMHLLPGDPAVVIAGAEATPAAVERIRHELGLDLPIWRQLLSWFFNLAQGKFGSSLVLNQTVLSAVGERLPVTLSLAALSLAITLPIGVALGVVAAYFRGSWIDAAVMMVALVGVSVPSFWIAILSVILFSVTLGWVPSAGYAPLLAAGPGPWFGSLIQPAMVLSLFQIGFLARMTRSAMLDVLDQDFIRTARAKGVSEWRTVGKHGFRNALVAVVTVSGIILSLLIGGSVIVEQVFALPGIGRLVVQGILARDYPLIQGTMLLFGFAFVLINVGVDIIYTLVDPRVRYD
- a CDS encoding penicillin acylase family protein, translated to MATEARSCLPQTSGTVTLRGLVDRVDVHRDAWGIPHVRAKGTADVFFAQGFVHAQDRLWQMDAARRRMLGRWAEWEGPAGVGADKLARQLDVAGASRRDFAGLGAEARAMLEAYAAGVNAYLAQGTPLPVEYGLVGGAPELWEPWHCIAVMRQRGYLMGSVWFKLWRAAALRTIGPEQVAKLRYDDGGEDLLGASPSAEAKRWIATLQDLAPAIDALTALAGPEATDGGSNNWAVAPSRTATGRPLLAGDPHRAFELPSMYSQCHLACDAFDAIGFSVPGVPAFPHFAHNGHVAFCVTHAFVDIHDVFVDKFSPDASQYLFKGKWQDTAIRRERIKVRDAADVDLDVVTTHHGPVITGDPRKGAALTLRSVQFAELDRSFDCLQPMLRAKGVDALYEATRGWGLIDHNLVSADTSGRIGNLVRAIVPRRPRLNGWLPVPGWTGDYEWQGDIPWEDMPRAFDPPSGFLVTANNRVAADDPENYLCTDCHPPYRARRIAERLAGLPAATVEDMAGIHADTVSLTAREFIARLGRLLTVEGPAAALRDLIIGWDAQMSADSKPAAAYARTRLELARIVLKRSGLGDVSRDPVAQVAPGIVPLNQVWWALPSLLRNDDTSLLGGWDWDRALATALERAAKLDHGETWSQLHHARMVHPLAASFPQAAAQLEPAGLAVGGDNDTVMANGCYWTTGLSATYGAVGRYVFDVGRWENSRWAVFHGASGHPASPHYADQHPLWASAKMVPMLYDWSVIAKEGDRLVLQPA
- a CDS encoding ABC transporter permease, whose protein sequence is MTDAALAAPAVQVLAERRRFRVLRKLAAHRSFKIGLVLVTVLVLCAIIGPWLTGIDPTAMSIRFRFKPPSMRFPFGTDQYGRDILTRVLHGGRLSLSIGFSVALISGVFGALIGVTAGYFRALDSYVMRLMDALMAFPAILLAIGIGAALGAQASSIVVALAVAYVPRTARIVRASVLVIREMEYLQAARVSGAGDLHIIVKHVLPNCLGPLIVQLTFIFAYAILAEAALSFLGIGPPPPAPSWGNIIAEGRDYSVEAWWVMLFPGLAVSIAALGMNLLGDGLRDVLDPRLKIES
- a CDS encoding ABC transporter ATP-binding protein; protein product: MSRPPIVAVRDLVKTFSSRGAQLRAVDGVSFDVRAGETLGLVGESGSGKSTTGRILVGLETATSGSINLFGQDVVATGAKAALGAVRRRLQFVFQDPQNSLNPRMRAQDAIAEPLDVAGGFSRTARNDRVRELLEMVGLPRSCGDRFPHEFSGGQRQRIGIARALAMRPEFVICDEPVSSLDVSMQAQIVNLLLDLQERLGLSYLFIAHDLAVVRSISARVAVMYAGGLVEIAPKRELYTAPRHPYTQALLAAVPRVVPNKARAAVVSGELPSLIDTVPGCVFHPRCPLAFDRCRIEKPKLREIAPGHRAACHLHDTPA